In Sulfolobales archaeon, one genomic interval encodes:
- a CDS encoding DUF354 domain-containing protein → MGFGMRVIWFDALTSKQLLIAASLKKYLSPRGYDVIITSRRYDAIEGLAEALGIDAILIGGYGETLYEKLRIDIDRMSRLLEILYPRLKDLVAGVSYPNPAEARIIYGLGKPLIILSDTPHSIHANRLTLPLASYLIYSECIEDSEWKPYLLPHTRIVRYPGVDELSWIFYLEDAQDARHIKSLGLDEKGYVVIRPEESKASYYTWGSREDIWFKLIDGVLSMGLSAVFLPRYEDQRRMVEERYRDTVARGKIVIPPPRKAIGPALAKHAVAVITGGGTMAREAALYGVPGITLFPMELSVDRCLASRGIPIYRVDNVERVLEIIERSARDPDAYVDKVRQAIQGLTPPNEIIYSVLKEISI, encoded by the coding sequence ATGGGGTTTGGAATGCGTGTAATATGGTTCGACGCCCTCACATCTAAGCAGTTGTTGATAGCAGCGTCTCTCAAGAAATATCTCTCGCCAAGGGGATATGATGTGATTATAACCTCGAGGAGGTATGACGCTATAGAGGGGCTGGCTGAAGCCCTAGGAATCGATGCTATCCTGATCGGTGGATATGGGGAGACGCTGTATGAGAAGCTTAGGATAGATATAGATAGGATGTCAAGGCTACTCGAGATCCTATATCCAAGGCTCAAAGATCTAGTGGCTGGGGTTTCCTACCCAAACCCAGCCGAGGCTAGGATCATATATGGCCTTGGAAAACCCCTCATAATACTCTCAGACACACCACACTCGATCCATGCCAATAGGCTCACACTACCCCTAGCATCATATCTAATCTATAGCGAGTGTATAGAGGATAGCGAGTGGAAGCCCTACCTACTCCCCCACACAAGGATCGTCAGATACCCTGGTGTAGATGAGCTCAGCTGGATCTTCTACCTAGAGGATGCACAGGATGCAAGGCATATTAAGAGCCTCGGCCTAGATGAGAAGGGCTACGTGGTTATCAGGCCTGAGGAGAGCAAGGCATCATACTATACATGGGGATCTAGGGAGGATATATGGTTCAAACTAATCGATGGAGTACTATCTATGGGTCTCTCAGCAGTCTTCCTACCTAGATACGAGGATCAGAGGAGGATGGTTGAGGAGAGATATAGAGATACCGTGGCAAGGGGGAAGATAGTGATACCCCCACCCAGAAAAGCCATAGGGCCGGCCCTGGCAAAGCACGCAGTAGCAGTGATTACTGGGGGAGGGACGATGGCTAGAGAAGCTGCGCTCTATGGCGTCCCAGGGATCACTTTATTCCCCATGGAACTCTCGGTGGATAGATGCCTAGCATCTAGAGGAATACCTATATACAGAGTAGATAATGTGGAGAGGGTTCTCGAGATTATAGAGAGATCAGCTAGGGATCCCGATGCATATGTGGATAAGGTTAGACAAGCTATCCAGGGTCTAACCCCGCCTAACGAGATAATATATAGTGTGCTCAAGGAAATCTCGATCTAG